A single window of Tuberibacillus sp. Marseille-P3662 DNA harbors:
- a CDS encoding alpha/beta fold hydrolase: MDQFKLTKSFSSSFGQISYDIKGEGPPIVLIHGTPWSSFNWRNIIPALSQWFTVYFYDLLGYGQSEKPDEDVSLGVQNKIFSELLDYWELKNPIVVGHDFGGTTVLRTHLLEKREFEKIILIDPVAIAPWGSSFFTHVNKYEKAFQGIPEYIHESMVSTYVQGAKYKSMDKETLNGIINPWLGTTGQDAFYRQIAQADESYTDEIESFYNEIKKPVLIIWGEQDSWIPIERGNKLHNKMNTSEFVSIPNAGHLVQEDQPTELVSYILKFLDT, from the coding sequence ATGGATCAATTTAAACTAACAAAAAGCTTTTCATCATCGTTCGGACAGATCAGCTATGATATCAAGGGAGAGGGTCCACCTATTGTCCTTATACATGGAACTCCATGGTCATCATTTAACTGGCGCAATATAATTCCTGCACTAAGTCAATGGTTTACTGTATATTTTTATGATCTATTGGGTTATGGACAGTCTGAAAAGCCAGATGAGGATGTTTCACTTGGAGTCCAAAACAAGATTTTCTCAGAGCTTCTTGATTATTGGGAACTGAAAAACCCTATTGTGGTTGGACATGATTTTGGGGGAACCACTGTTTTAAGAACGCATCTTTTGGAGAAACGGGAATTTGAAAAAATAATACTTATTGACCCGGTCGCTATTGCGCCTTGGGGATCTTCTTTTTTCACGCATGTTAACAAATACGAAAAGGCTTTTCAGGGAATCCCGGAATACATCCATGAATCAATGGTCTCAACTTATGTCCAAGGGGCAAAATATAAATCAATGGATAAAGAAACATTGAATGGAATCATTAACCCTTGGCTAGGTACAACAGGTCAAGATGCATTTTATCGTCAAATTGCACAGGCCGACGAAAGTTACACCGATGAAATCGAATCTTTCTACAATGAGATCAAAAAGCCTGTACTCATAATTTGGGGTGAACAAGACAGTTGGATTCCAATTGAAAGAGGAAATAAATTGCACAATAAAATGAATACATCAGAATTTGTTTCAATACCAAATGCGGGACACCTGGTACAGGAAGATCAACCTACCGAACTTGTGTCATATATACTAAAATTTCTTGATACTTAA
- a CDS encoding GntR family transcriptional regulator, which yields MSPGHQIPSENQLMQRYNVSRTTIQQAIHQSGKLVPEKLSNSVNVVNGPFMNR from the coding sequence TTGAGCCCCGGACATCAGATTCCATCCGAGAACCAATTAATGCAACGGTATAATGTTAGTCGTACGACGATTCAGCAGGCAATTCATCAAAGTGGGAAGCTAGTTCCAGAGAAGCTGTCAAACAGTGTTAATGTTGTTAATGGCCCTTTTATGAACAGGTAA
- a CDS encoding GNAT family N-acetyltransferase, with translation MIDDDKSEVYVLYLDPNRRREGIGTKLLNYLTDIQCNKGAREQWVSVLKGNDKGIPFYEAKGFHFMHEKEAYSNVEGEDYISLRYRRDI, from the coding sequence ATAATAGACGATGATAAAAGTGAAGTCTATGTTTTATATCTGGATCCCAATCGCCGGCGAGAAGGGATAGGCACTAAACTTTTAAACTACTTAACAGATATACAGTGTAATAAGGGGGCTAGGGAACAATGGGTATCTGTGCTAAAAGGAAATGATAAAGGTATTCCTTTTTATGAAGCAAAAGGATTTCATTTTATGCATGAAAAAGAAGCCTATAGTAACGTTGAAGGGGAAGACTACATTTCATTGAGATATCGAAGAGACATATAA
- a CDS encoding YrvL family regulatory protein: MKKKIKTIIGMALFSIFIIGIILGVYFLGIAGIFGILGVQYQSIWSFIIFVIGIFILGPPVDLVFGAIADLSVEKISGKITAFVIQFLFGFATNWIAIFTVDTFMSSINLSLEAKLIVPLILTFFESVFGNKNEEHEKVA; the protein is encoded by the coding sequence ATGAAAAAAAAGATAAAGACTATAATCGGAATGGCACTTTTTAGTATATTTATAATAGGAATTATATTGGGGGTTTACTTCCTTGGAATAGCAGGGATTTTTGGAATACTTGGTGTTCAGTATCAATCAATCTGGTCATTCATCATTTTTGTAATTGGTATCTTTATTCTAGGGCCTCCAGTTGATTTAGTTTTTGGTGCTATAGCTGATTTATCCGTTGAAAAAATATCGGGAAAGATAACAGCGTTTGTTATCCAATTTCTTTTTGGATTTGCAACAAACTGGATCGCTATTTTTACAGTGGATACATTTATGAGCAGCATTAATCTTTCTCTAGAAGCGAAGCTGATTGTTCCACTAATATTAACCTTTTTTGAGTCGGTGTTCGGCAATAAAAATGAAGAGCACGAAAAAGTAGCTTAA